One Salvelinus fontinalis isolate EN_2023a chromosome 11, ASM2944872v1, whole genome shotgun sequence DNA window includes the following coding sequences:
- the LOC129865350 gene encoding cyclin-dependent kinase inhibitor 1C-like isoform X2 has protein sequence MKTRDIEMASSLSSDGAMLVCGSMEALKRRAQGPVRRNLFGPVDHEQLQQDFQRHLCMSVELANKRWDFDFNTGRPATNGARVEWEEMKCQDVPAFYHSCVVKKPVIGIAGRRAESENVKLAPASYPGSSSYGEEYLEVTTRESYRIQRPENMVASQKAGAVKRRQAAITEFFVVKKRRAMHHKRSSLQ, from the exons gGACATTGAGATggcatcatcattatcatctgaTGGGGCCATGCTGGTCTGTGGGAGTATGGAGGCGCTGAAGCGGAGGGCCCAGGGCCCGGTGAGGAGGAACCTGTTTGGGCCTGTGGACCACGAGCAGCTGCAACAGGACTTCCAGAGGCACCTGTGTATGAGCGTGGAGTTGGCCAACAAGCGCTGGGACTTTGACTTCAACACCGGCCGGCCGGCCACCAACGGCGCCCGCGTGGAGTGGGAGGAGATGAAGTGCCAGGATGTGCCGGCGTTCTACCACAGCTGTGTGGTAAAGAAGCCGGTGATTGGCATCGCCGGGCGGAGGGCAGAGAGCGAGAATGTCAAGCTGGCGCCGGCATCGTATCCAGGGTCGTCCAGCTATGGAGAGGAGTACCTGGAGGTGACCACCAGGGAGAGCTATAGGATCCAGAGGCCGGAGAACATGGTGGCCAGCCAGAAGGCAGGAGCAGTCAAACGGAGACAAGCCGCCATTACAG AATTCTTTGTTGTGAAGAAGAGGAGGGCCATGCACCACAAACGGTCCTCCCTGCAGTAA
- the LOC129865350 gene encoding cyclin-dependent kinase inhibitor 1C-like isoform X1, giving the protein MASSLSSDGAMLVCGSMEALKRRAQGPVRRNLFGPVDHEQLQQDFQRHLCMSVELANKRWDFDFNTGRPATNGARVEWEEMKCQDVPAFYHSCVVKKPVIGIAGRRAESENVKLAPASYPGSSSYGEEYLEVTTRESYRIQRPENMVASQKAGAVKRRQAAITEFFVVKKRRAMHHKRSSLQ; this is encoded by the exons ATggcatcatcattatcatctgaTGGGGCCATGCTGGTCTGTGGGAGTATGGAGGCGCTGAAGCGGAGGGCCCAGGGCCCGGTGAGGAGGAACCTGTTTGGGCCTGTGGACCACGAGCAGCTGCAACAGGACTTCCAGAGGCACCTGTGTATGAGCGTGGAGTTGGCCAACAAGCGCTGGGACTTTGACTTCAACACCGGCCGGCCGGCCACCAACGGCGCCCGCGTGGAGTGGGAGGAGATGAAGTGCCAGGATGTGCCGGCGTTCTACCACAGCTGTGTGGTAAAGAAGCCGGTGATTGGCATCGCCGGGCGGAGGGCAGAGAGCGAGAATGTCAAGCTGGCGCCGGCATCGTATCCAGGGTCGTCCAGCTATGGAGAGGAGTACCTGGAGGTGACCACCAGGGAGAGCTATAGGATCCAGAGGCCGGAGAACATGGTGGCCAGCCAGAAGGCAGGAGCAGTCAAACGGAGACAAGCCGCCATTACAG AATTCTTTGTTGTGAAGAAGAGGAGGGCCATGCACCACAAACGGTCCTCCCTGCAGTAA
- the LOC129865348 gene encoding sugar phosphate exchanger 3-like, whose product MSSPCCGFLAQYTHHHLVAFLLTFFSYVLLHASRKTFSNVKVSISAQWTPSVQNASSPAFSPGKTWEENNLFADSDEATLFLGVLDTIFLFSYAVGLYMSGVIGDRMNLRYVLCFGLCGSAIVEFVFGTLTEWLQFYNIYLYCGLWVLNGLLQSAVWPCVVAVMGNWFGKSGRGFVFGLWSACASVGNILGAFLASSVLKYGYEYAFLVTSVLQFAGGVVVFFGLLTSPKEVGLCLESETGLSPVERDADSHRPLMSDEEDEEEEGSEEVCDGGYYTIQQGDEDPRETPKAIGFCQAFCLPGVLPYSLAYACLKLVNYSFFFWLPFYLSRNFGWKEAQADRLSVWYDVGGIIGGTIQGLISDCMGKRAPVLAVSLLLAMGALVGYSHSPPDQVVNAALLATTGFFIGGPSNMISSAISADLGRQEALRGSQEALATVTGIVDGTGSIGAAAGQYLVSLIESKLGWMCVFYFFIVMTGGSIIFILPLIVTEIRAMWRDRQARTHQL is encoded by the exons ATGTCGTCCCCGTGCTGTGGCTTCCTGGCGCAGTACACCCACCATCACCTGGTCGCCTTCCTCCTCACCTTCTTTAG ctatgTCCTCCTGCACGCCTCAAGGAAGACCTTCAGTAATGTGAAAGTGAGCATCTCAGCCCAGTGGACTCCCTCTGTGCAGAATGCCAGCTCTCCTGCCTTCTCACCCGGAAAG ACATGGGAGGAGAATAACCTGTTTGCAGACTCCGATGAAGCCACTCTGTTCCTGGGTGTCCTCGACACCATCTTCCTGTTTTCCTACGCCGTG GGCCTATATATGAGTGGAGTGATCGGAGACCGCATGAACCTCCGGTATGTCCTCTGCTTTGGTCTGTGTGGTTCAGCCATAGTG GAGTTTGTGTTTGGTACCCTGACTGAGTGGCTGCAGTTCTATAACATCTACCTGTACTGTGGCCTCTGGGTGCTGAACGGCCTACTGCAGTCTGCTGTCTGGCCCTGTGTGGTGGCAGTCATGGGGAACTGGTTCGGCAAGTCGGG gcGAGGTTTTGTGTTTGGCCTGTGGAGTGCCTGTGCCTCTGTTGGGAACATTCTGGGAGCTTTCCTGGCATCCAGTGTTCTCAAGTACGGATATGAG TATGCCTTCCTGGTCACTTCAGTGCTGCAGTTTGCCGGTGGGGTGGTGGTGTTCTTTGGTCTGCTCACCTCCCCTAAAGAAGTGG GTTTGTGTTTGGAGTCAGAGACAGGTCTGAGTCCAgtggagagagatgcagacagccACAGGCCTCTGATGAGTGatgaagaggatgaggaagaggagggatcGGAGGAGGTGTGTGACGGAGGGTATTACACCATCCAGCAGGGGGATGAGGATCCGCGGGAAACACCCAAAGCCATCGGATTCTGCCAGGCCTTCTGCCTGCCCGGGGTGCTGCCT TATTCCCTGGCTTACGCTTGCCTGAAGCTGGTCAACTACTCCTTCTTCTTCTGGTTGCCCTTCTACCTGAGCAGGAACTTTGGCTGGAAGGAGGCCCAGGCCGACAGGCTCTCTGTGTGGTACGACGTGGGAGGCATCATCG gTGGTACGATCCAGGGCCTGATCTCAGACTGCATGGGGAAGAGAGCTCCAGTTTTAGCCGTCAGTCTGCTGCTGGCTATGGGAGCCCTGGTGGGGTACAGTC ACTCCCCTCCGGACCAGGTGGTGAATGCAGCTCTCCTGGCCACCACGGGTTTCTTCATAGGAGGGCCGTCCAACATGATCAGCTCAGCCATCTCTGCAGACCTGGGGCGACAGGAGGCCCTCAGGGGCAGTCAGGAGGCTCTGGCTACCGTCACCGGCATAGTGGACGGGACTGGGAGTATTGGAGCTGCAGCgggacag TACTTGGTATCGCTGATCGAGAGCAAACTGGGCTGGATGTGTGTGTTCTACTTTTTCATAGTCATG ACGGGGGGCAGCATAATCTTCATCTTGCCACTGATCGTGACTGAGATTCGGGCCATgtggagggacagacaggcaCGGACACACCAGCTGTGA
- the LOC129865349 gene encoding dnaJ homolog subfamily B member 9-like, producing the protein MATAQSVLMLAVCILMITEFILAQRDYYDILGVPKDASERQIKKAFHKLAMKYHPDRNKSPDSEAKFREIAEAYETLSDDKRRLEYDQFGHGPSPGEPGTGGGRSEQHFHQNFNFNFDDLFRDSDLFGHNQHSHHKRAFNSHFQAHQEAHQEAQNRHKRHFQGDFGGELFDDVFEDMEKMFSFNGHTGGADSRFQDSAKQHCRTVTQRRGNMVTTYTDCS; encoded by the exons ATGGCCACAGCACAGTCAGTCTTAATGTTAGCAGTATGTATCCTCATGATAACTGAGTTCATACTGGCACAGAGGGACTACTATGACATCCTAGGTGTGCCAAAAGATGCCTCCGAGCGCCAGATCAAGAAGGCCTTCCATAAGCTAGCCATGAAGTACCACCCTGACCGAAACAAGAGTCCTGACTCAGAGGCAAAGTTCAGGGAAATAGCTGAGG CGTACGAGACGCTATCAGACGATAAGAGGAGACTGGAGTATGACCAGTTTGGACATGGCCCCTCCCCTGGTGAGCCAGGCACAGGAGGTGGGAGGAGTGAACAGCACTTCCACCAGAACTTTAACTTCAACTTTGATGACCTGTTCAGAGACTCTGACCTGTTCGGTCATAACCAGCACTCCCATCACAAGAGGGCCTTCAACAGCCACTTCCAGGCCCATCAGGAGGCCCATCAGGAGGCCCAGAACAGGCACAAGAGACACTTCCAGGGCGACTTTGGTGGAGAACTCTTTGATGACGTGTTTGAGGACATGGAGAAGATGTTCTCGTTTAATGGACACACAGGCGGGGCGGACAGCCGGTTCCAGGACTCAGCAAAACAACACTGCAGGACAGTGACACAGCGCAGAGGGAACATGGTCACCACATACACAGACTGTTCTTGA